One part of the Mya arenaria isolate MELC-2E11 chromosome 3, ASM2691426v1 genome encodes these proteins:
- the LOC128226028 gene encoding forkhead box protein fkh-2-like, with the protein MSSFSIDYLTKTAAAYQCGGYEGEQKRIYSGAVDQISEDGYSSANGSSVVTDRHTSSPTDSGMESDRSPGLSESAEREERDVAEVLADLEKKASRAKSAEADDKPSHSYIALISMAILSTSDQKMLLSDIYQYIMDNFEFYNNEEKPWRNSIRHNLSLNECFIKAGRSDNGKGNYWTIHPACLEDFSKGDFRRRQARRRARKSTKDVSSSIAARSQYGYNGGYVPMTSSHVAYHPYSHPAAMYYPMSSSTQSSIPPPTLYNAQDNYHPANYLSDISASQYSTAQRCFADQTTSTSGQQMSVAAQRLLAEHSTGAALTMQALAQQQAALASSLHFQNW; encoded by the exons ATGAGTTCGTTTTCAATTGATTACCTTACAAAGACCGCTGCTGCATACCAATGCGGCGGCTATGAAGGCGAACAAAAAAGGATCTACAGCGGGGCCGTTGACCAAATCTCCGAGGATGGCTACAGTAGCGCCAATGGCTCTTCCGTCGTGACGGATCGGCATACGTCCTCCCCGACGGACAGCGGCATGGAATCTGACCGGTCACCGGGCCTGTCTGAATCGGCGGAACGGGAAGAACGAGATGTAGCTgag GTACTTGCCGATCTCGAGAAAAAGGCATCGCGTGCGAAAAGTGCAGAAGCAGACGACAAACCTAGCCATTCATATATTGCTCTGATCTCCATGGCGATCCTGAGCACATCTGACCAGAAGATGCTGCTGAGCGACATCTACCAGTACATCATGGACAACTTCGAGTTCTATAACAACGAGGAGAAGCCATGGAGAAACAGCATTCGTCATAACCTGAGTCTCAACGAATGCTTTATAAAGGCGGGGAGATCCGATAATG GAAAGGGCAACTACTGGACTATCCACCCAGCGTGTCTAGAGGATTTCTCAAAGGGTGACTTCCGGCGGCGCCAGGCTAGACGTCGCGCCAGGAAGTCAACAAAGGACGTTAGTAGCAGCATTGCCGCCAGGTCACAGTACGGTTACAATGGCGGATACGTCCCTATGACGTCATCGCACGTTGCTTACCACCCATACAGTCACCCAGCGGCGATGTACTATCCTATGTCGTCATCGACTCAATCATCAATTCCTCCACCCACGTTATACAACGCCCAAGACAACTACCATCCTGCCAACTATCTCTCTGATATTTCCGCATCTCAGTATTCAACAGCCCAGCGATGCTTTGCGGATCAGACAACTTCAACTTCCGGTCAACAAATGTCAGTAGCTGCTCAACGATTGCTGGCGGAGCACTCAACTGGTGCCGCTCTTACCATGCAGGCGCTCGCTCAGCAACAAGCTGCCCTTGCCTCCTCACTGCATTTCCAGAACTGGTAG
- the LOC128226027 gene encoding forkhead box protein B1-like — protein sequence MDAQELAFPALTSAITPDATFMPDFPDLTARPISCRDEQSKGTKRTKSSPKTDTALSTDLLAPISVIEGGISGEDLKPPGLSYIALISMAIQSSKNKRMLLSDIYSWISERYPYYRLKDKSWRNSIRHNLSLNECFVKSGRSENGKGNYWSIHPANMEDFSQGDYRRRRARRRVRKCDEDLQRLCSDEPETEEIEPPLPPPTTHAEGYVPMASTLVPANFLSVLGIEPIKSFDYLVQGMYRHGDAQFRTPLTSAYECQDPTCVTTTKDYNNYTDNNFQRSYFPHFTRYGDGVAPFTPTEFNLNVNVNVCGNGSQQLMTPGQASSVVTSDTGTWHSGAETDC from the coding sequence ATGGATGCTCAAGAACTTGCCTTCCCTGCGCTTACTTCCGCTATCACACCTGACGCAACGTTTATGCCAGACTTTCCAGACTTGACAGCTCGGCCCATATCGTGTAGGGATGAACAGTCCAAGGGGACAAAGCGCACCAAATCTTCCCCGAAGACAGACACTGCATTGTCGACTGATCTACTGGCTCCGATTAGCGTGATAGAGGGTGGAATATCTGGTGAGGATTTAAAACCGCCTGGTCTGTCGTATATTGCATTAATTTCAATGGCCATTCAGTCCTCGAAAAACAAGCGAATGCTTCTGTCGGATATCTATTCCTGGATTTCCGAGCGCTATCCATACTACAGGTTGAAGGACAAAAGCTGGAGAAACAGCATCCGGCATAATTTGAGCCTCAACGAGTGTTTTGTCAAGAGCGGGCGAAGCGAAAACGGGAAGGGTAACTACTGGTCAATCCACCCGGCAAATATGGAAGATTTTTCTCAAGGCGATTACCGCCGCCGACGAGCGAGGCGCCGGGTGCGAAAGTGCGACGAGGATCTCCAACGATTGTGTTCCGACGAACCAGAAACAGAAGAGATTGAGCCTCCGCTTCCGCCGCCGACCACACACGCGGAGGGCTATGTACCAATGGCGTCAACGCTCGTTCCGGCGAACTTTCTTTCAGTATTGGGCATTGAACCAATCAAATCTTTTGACTATTTGGTGCAAGGTATGTACCGTCATGGGGACGCACAGTTTCGAACGCCGTTAACGTCTGCGTACGAATGTCAGGACCCTACGTGTGTTACAACAACAAAGGACTATAATAACTACACGGACAATAACTTCCAACGGTCATATTTTCCGCATTTCACAAGGTACGGAGACGGAGTCGCCCCATTTACTCCGACGGAGTTTAATCTAAATGTGAACGTAAACGTCTGTGGAAACGGATCGCAGCAGCTGATGACACCTGGGCAAGCAAGTAGCGTCGTGACGTCGGATACGGGGACGTGGCATAGTGGAGCTGAGACTGactgttaa